The following proteins are encoded in a genomic region of Acidobacteriota bacterium:
- a CDS encoding dihydrodipicolinate synthase family protein, whose product MRKRSRRGFVQDLALAAGTLALGPMAACQAAPRPRMARNRKELIQSLQGVHNFMVTTFHPDFELDSEGLRRNVADHARGFYQNMTIVVAGGLGELYSLDIEEHRALVTAAVAGADGKMPVVAGVGGGYRNAVSMARNAEQSGADAVLVFPPGSRWGLEEGTYRCCLDVAKAVDIGVLIYPRAEEYWPGLLKRLSRIENIIGFKDPSGDTRVGLALGDLVPEDFLWVAEGEGHAAKTLPLGGRAYTTAVATFVPQASHAFWKHGVAGEKERMNRVLKDKIEPVVKLRGVQPGYGISAIKVALESLGRAGGPVRPPGTQVAEKDKAVIAEIARSHSEVRREG is encoded by the coding sequence ATGAGAAAACGGAGCAGAAGAGGATTTGTTCAGGACCTGGCGCTGGCCGCCGGAACCCTGGCCCTGGGGCCCATGGCTGCCTGCCAGGCGGCGCCGCGGCCGCGAATGGCTCGAAACCGCAAGGAACTGATTCAATCCCTGCAGGGCGTGCATAACTTCATGGTCACTACCTTTCACCCCGACTTCGAGCTGGATTCGGAGGGGCTCCGCCGCAACGTGGCCGACCACGCCCGCGGTTTCTACCAGAACATGACCATCGTGGTTGCCGGAGGCCTGGGCGAGCTCTACAGCTTGGACATCGAAGAACATCGTGCGCTGGTCACGGCGGCTGTGGCCGGGGCCGACGGCAAGATGCCGGTGGTGGCCGGGGTGGGCGGCGGTTACCGCAACGCTGTGAGCATGGCCCGCAACGCCGAACAGTCGGGTGCCGACGCCGTGCTGGTCTTTCCACCGGGCTCCCGCTGGGGCCTGGAGGAGGGAACCTACCGCTGCTGCCTGGACGTAGCCAAGGCGGTCGACATCGGAGTGCTCATCTATCCCCGGGCCGAGGAATACTGGCCTGGTCTGTTGAAGAGATTGTCCCGGATCGAGAACATCATCGGTTTCAAGGACCCCAGTGGCGACACCCGGGTAGGTCTGGCCCTGGGCGACCTGGTGCCGGAAGACTTCCTGTGGGTGGCCGAAGGCGAGGGCCACGCCGCCAAGACGCTGCCGCTGGGCGGCCGGGCCTACACCACCGCGGTGGCCACCTTCGTTCCCCAGGCCAGCCACGCCTTCTGGAAGCACGGCGTGGCCGGAGAGAAGGAACGGATGAACCGGGTTCTCAAGGACAAGATCGAGCCGGTGGTCAAACTTCGCGGCGTTCAGCCCGGGTATGGCATCAGCGCCATCAAGGTGGCCCTGGAATCGCTGGGCCGGGCCGGCGGGCCGGTCAGGCCGCCCGGGACCCAGGTGGCCGAGAAGGACAAGGCCGTCATCGCCGAAATTGCCCGCTCCCATTCCGAGGTGAGACGGGAAGGTTGA
- a CDS encoding creatininase family protein, which yields MQAGFSRRRFLQSLGTAGAAGSILGTPTSSSAAAPDSRSAPLISSSMAASTGFVHPQKVLLWERTRKEVREDLRSGNLKAAIVPTGSTEQHNEHLALITDAATATLFAQQAALRLYPQVTVSTPCPVGYAPYHMARKGTLTLRKETFLAYVFDVIESLTAHGFGTILVVNGHGGNHGLLKGAVPEWRRKLGVTLDAVSYGEGYTDEELATFLTSYRQKLDGKLDTLARQTAHSHASENETSILMAAYPDRVRFVTLEEYDQAGLNYESDMPPKVWEYMEPFEAQRTTNPENPRDRARQEQALLATPEKGERLIAMGTRFIVDRLQRMIRATEAGRPWP from the coding sequence ATGCAAGCCGGGTTCTCTCGTCGAAGGTTCCTGCAATCCCTGGGCACCGCCGGGGCCGCCGGGTCCATCCTGGGGACCCCCACCTCTTCGTCGGCCGCGGCCCCCGATTCCCGCTCCGCTCCCCTGATCTCCTCCTCCATGGCAGCTTCCACGGGCTTTGTCCATCCCCAGAAGGTTCTGCTGTGGGAACGAACCCGCAAGGAAGTTCGGGAAGACCTCCGGAGCGGAAACCTCAAGGCCGCCATCGTGCCCACCGGCTCCACCGAGCAGCACAACGAACACCTGGCGCTGATCACCGATGCCGCCACCGCCACCCTTTTCGCGCAACAGGCCGCCCTCCGGCTCTACCCCCAGGTGACAGTTTCCACTCCCTGCCCGGTCGGCTACGCTCCTTATCACATGGCCCGCAAGGGAACCCTTACCTTGCGTAAGGAAACCTTTCTGGCTTACGTCTTCGACGTGATCGAGAGCCTCACCGCTCACGGGTTCGGCACCATCCTGGTGGTCAATGGCCACGGCGGGAACCATGGCCTGCTGAAAGGGGCGGTCCCCGAGTGGCGCCGGAAACTGGGAGTCACCCTGGACGCCGTCTCCTACGGGGAAGGTTACACGGACGAGGAGCTGGCCACCTTCCTGACCTCCTACCGGCAGAAGCTGGACGGAAAGCTGGACACGCTGGCCCGCCAAACCGCGCACAGCCACGCCTCCGAAAACGAAACCTCGATCCTCATGGCCGCCTATCCGGACCGGGTCCGTTTCGTCACCCTGGAGGAATACGACCAGGCAGGTCTGAACTACGAATCGGACATGCCGCCCAAGGTCTGGGAGTATATGGAGCCCTTCGAAGCCCAGCGGACCACCAACCCGGAAAACCCCAGAGACCGCGCCCGCCAGGAGCAGGCGCTGCTGGCAACCCCGGAAAAGGGGGAAAGACTGATTGCCATGGGTACCCGCTTCATTGTCGACAGGCTGCAGCGGATGATCCGGGCCACCGAGGCCGGACGCCCCTGGCCGTAG
- a CDS encoding Rieske (2Fe-2S) protein, giving the protein MAEHVVATLGEIPPGGRKIAEVEGRSIGVFNLDGEFFALLNRCPHQGGPLCLGQQSGLLQARVPGEYRYTRIGEIVRCPWHGWEFDLKTGRSWFDPVRTRVRSYRVRVETREGEGGGCGEEAGHRLGPYRAETFPVSVRQQYVVVEIP; this is encoded by the coding sequence ATGGCTGAACACGTGGTGGCCACCCTCGGCGAGATACCGCCCGGCGGCCGCAAAATTGCCGAGGTCGAAGGCCGATCCATCGGCGTCTTCAACCTGGATGGTGAGTTCTTCGCCCTCTTGAATCGGTGTCCCCACCAGGGAGGCCCGCTTTGCCTGGGCCAGCAGTCCGGCTTGCTGCAGGCCCGCGTCCCGGGGGAGTATCGCTATACCCGTATCGGCGAGATCGTTCGCTGTCCCTGGCACGGTTGGGAGTTCGATCTCAAGACGGGGCGCTCCTGGTTCGATCCGGTCAGGACCCGGGTTCGCAGCTACCGCGTGCGGGTGGAGACCCGGGAAGGCGAAGGCGGCGGGTGTGGGGAGGAAGCCGGACACCGGCTGGGACCCTACCGGGCGGAAACCTTTCCGGTATCGGTTCGGC
- a CDS encoding amidohydrolase family protein — protein sequence MATAVTSRQALAGGKKSRLEVIDCDIHNIIPSNETLYKYLPERWRRHHRRFGLRGHLGGYYPRALMNAARHDAWPPSGLPAGSDLDFMRKQLLDAYDIRYGILNCLYGAGGQLNLEYGAALARAINDWQIADWLEPEPRLRASIIVPYEDGDLAADEIDRVGDHPGFVQVLLLVRTNEPLGRPKYRKIYQAALRHQLPVGIHFGGAGAGPITGAGWPSHYIEDHGGMPQAFQSQVISLVCEGVFERFPSLKVALIEGGFAWMAPLMWRLDHCWRKLSEEVATLRHPPSTYVRRHFWFTTQPMEEPPQPRYFRQLLKQIDVDDRMMFATDYPHWDFDSPESALPAGLSRELRKKIMSVNARRLYGLD from the coding sequence ATGGCAACAGCGGTAACTTCAAGGCAGGCCCTGGCGGGCGGCAAAAAGTCGCGGCTGGAAGTCATCGACTGCGACATCCACAACATCATCCCTTCCAATGAAACCCTCTACAAGTACCTTCCGGAGCGGTGGCGCCGACACCATCGAAGGTTCGGACTTCGCGGCCATCTGGGGGGATACTACCCGCGGGCGTTGATGAATGCCGCCCGCCACGATGCCTGGCCGCCATCGGGACTGCCGGCGGGCTCGGATCTGGATTTCATGCGGAAACAGTTGCTGGACGCCTACGATATCCGGTACGGCATCCTCAACTGCCTTTACGGGGCCGGCGGGCAGCTCAACCTGGAGTACGGAGCCGCGCTGGCCCGGGCCATCAACGACTGGCAGATCGCCGATTGGCTGGAACCGGAACCCAGGCTGCGCGCTTCCATTATCGTTCCCTACGAGGATGGGGACCTGGCGGCGGACGAGATCGATCGGGTGGGAGATCATCCCGGGTTTGTTCAGGTTCTCTTGCTGGTTCGGACCAACGAGCCCCTGGGCCGGCCCAAGTATCGAAAGATCTATCAGGCCGCACTGCGCCACCAATTGCCGGTGGGCATTCATTTCGGCGGCGCCGGAGCAGGACCCATTACAGGCGCCGGCTGGCCCTCCCACTACATTGAAGACCATGGGGGCATGCCCCAGGCCTTTCAGTCCCAGGTCATCAGTCTCGTTTGCGAAGGCGTGTTCGAGCGGTTCCCCTCGTTGAAGGTGGCCCTGATTGAAGGGGGCTTCGCCTGGATGGCTCCGCTGATGTGGCGGTTGGACCACTGTTGGCGCAAGCTCTCCGAGGAGGTCGCTACGCTCCGACATCCTCCTTCCACCTATGTTCGAAGGCATTTCTGGTTCACCACCCAGCCCATGGAAGAGCCTCCCCAGCCGCGCTACTTCCGGCAGTTGCTGAAGCAGATCGACGTCGATGACCGGATGATGTTTGCCACCGATTATCCGCACTGGGACTTCGATTCCCCGGAGAGCGCTCTGCCGGCCGGTCTCTCCCGCGAGTTGAGGAAGAAAATCATGTCGGTAAATGCGCGCAGGCTCTATGGGCTGGACTAA
- a CDS encoding amidohydrolase family protein, whose amino-acid sequence MDSMSRRDWLLAAGGAGLMAAACSSKEPTKPKSDDHRIVDAHVHIWTSDHKRFPLADGFTPEDLWVPSFSAERLLEEAHRSGVGKINLIQMTWYGLDHSYILDVIANDPEHFVGTGIIPAVTDVSLASPDRTMVSLSKQGVYAFRVRGGSTRPPLGGGPQWMDHPGFDKMFKAGADHNLALSFLMGPRDLPEVDRMCGRYPETPIILDHFAGVYEGSPEDEITALLRMADHKRVMLKVGAFYSRGRVPPYTSLLPLIKRVVAAFGPERCMWESDAPFPPDRPARHPLPDPPHGIEPAVALIRDHADFLSPADKEQILIKTADDFFFKRS is encoded by the coding sequence ATGGACAGCATGAGCCGGCGCGATTGGCTGCTGGCCGCCGGAGGGGCGGGACTGATGGCGGCGGCTTGCAGCAGCAAGGAACCCACCAAGCCGAAGTCGGACGACCACCGCATCGTTGATGCCCACGTTCACATCTGGACTTCCGACCACAAGCGCTTTCCGCTGGCTGACGGCTTCACGCCGGAAGACCTCTGGGTGCCGAGCTTTTCGGCCGAGAGGCTCCTTGAGGAGGCTCATCGGTCCGGCGTGGGCAAAATCAACCTGATCCAGATGACCTGGTATGGCCTGGACCACTCCTACATCCTGGATGTCATTGCCAACGACCCCGAACACTTCGTGGGAACCGGCATCATTCCGGCAGTCACCGACGTTTCCCTGGCCAGTCCGGACCGGACCATGGTGTCCCTTTCCAAGCAGGGAGTCTACGCCTTTCGCGTGCGCGGCGGCAGCACCCGTCCTCCCTTGGGCGGGGGCCCGCAGTGGATGGACCACCCCGGATTCGACAAGATGTTCAAGGCGGGGGCCGATCACAACCTGGCCCTGAGCTTCCTGATGGGCCCCCGGGATCTACCCGAAGTCGACCGCATGTGCGGCCGCTACCCGGAAACTCCCATCATCCTGGACCACTTTGCCGGAGTTTACGAGGGATCCCCTGAGGATGAAATCACCGCCCTGTTGCGCATGGCCGACCACAAGCGGGTCATGTTGAAAGTGGGGGCCTTCTACAGTAGAGGCAGAGTTCCTCCCTACACCAGCCTGCTGCCCTTGATCAAGCGGGTGGTGGCGGCCTTCGGTCCGGAGCGATGCATGTGGGAGAGCGATGCGCCCTTCCCCCCCGACCGACCCGCCAGGCATCCCTTGCCCGACCCTCCGCACGGGATCGAGCCGGCCGTGGCCCTCATTCGGGACCATGCCGACTTTCTCAGCCCGGCGGACAAGGAGCAGATCCTGATCAAGACCGCCGACGATTTCTTTTTCAAGCGCAGCTAG
- a CDS encoding amidohydrolase family protein, whose amino-acid sequence MVRVSGEEAQQHFWSGRPVIDCDLHNEVPSLEALKPYLADHWCAYIEESAFRGPDADDYPKGAPTSIRPGLEWEGEEERQLALMRKQVLDPLQVEFGVLDCAYRVQGVHDPELAAALASAINRWQAEHWLDRDPRLRASLVAPTQNPVLAAREIDRWGADPRFVQAVMPVRSLIPYGNRIYDPIYEAATRHDLVVGIQFGGAPGHPPTPSGWLSTYLEEYAAMAQVFQSQVTSLIVEGVFDRFPHLRVALIEAGCSWMPSLMWRLDKEWRGLRRDIPWVKRPPSEYIRRHIRLTLQPMDAPPSPGQLLEVIGQLDSDEMLMFATDHPHWHFDRLEESFPAGLSDSLARRVLAENARSFYRL is encoded by the coding sequence GTGGTTCGGGTTTCCGGGGAAGAGGCGCAGCAACACTTCTGGTCGGGGCGCCCGGTCATTGACTGCGACCTGCACAACGAAGTTCCTTCGCTGGAGGCGCTGAAGCCCTATCTGGCCGACCACTGGTGCGCCTATATCGAGGAGTCGGCCTTCCGGGGGCCGGATGCGGATGACTATCCCAAGGGAGCCCCGACCTCCATTCGGCCGGGGCTGGAATGGGAGGGAGAGGAGGAGCGGCAGCTTGCACTCATGCGGAAGCAGGTGCTCGACCCGCTACAGGTCGAATTTGGCGTGCTCGACTGCGCCTATCGGGTTCAGGGGGTGCACGACCCGGAACTGGCTGCCGCCCTGGCCTCGGCCATCAACCGGTGGCAGGCCGAGCACTGGTTGGACCGGGACCCCAGGCTGCGAGCCTCCCTTGTGGCTCCCACCCAGAACCCCGTGCTGGCGGCAAGGGAAATCGACCGCTGGGGCGCGGACCCCCGTTTCGTCCAGGCGGTCATGCCGGTCCGGTCGCTGATCCCTTACGGGAACCGGATTTACGACCCCATCTATGAGGCGGCCACCCGCCACGATCTGGTGGTGGGAATTCAGTTCGGTGGAGCCCCCGGTCATCCCCCCACCCCCAGCGGCTGGCTCTCCACTTATCTGGAGGAGTACGCGGCCATGGCACAGGTCTTTCAGTCCCAGGTGACCAGCCTGATCGTGGAAGGCGTGTTCGATCGCTTTCCCCACCTGAGAGTGGCTCTGATCGAGGCTGGCTGTTCCTGGATGCCATCGCTGATGTGGCGGCTCGACAAGGAGTGGCGGGGCCTGCGCCGAGACATCCCCTGGGTCAAGCGTCCCCCTTCCGAATACATCCGCCGGCACATCCGGCTCACCCTGCAGCCCATGGATGCTCCCCCGTCTCCCGGGCAGCTCCTGGAGGTCATCGGCCAACTGGATTCCGACGAGATGCTGATGTTCGCCACCGACCATCCCCACTGGCACTTCGATCGCCTGGAAGAGTCCTTTCCGGCGGGCTTGTCCGATTCCCTGGCCCGCCGTGTGCTGGCCGAGAACGCCCGCTCCTTTTATCGGCTCTAG